In Candidatus Manganitrophus noduliformans, the genomic stretch CGGAGTCGGAAGGGCTGGTGATCCGCAACGAGGGGGATCCTGCCAAAGGGTTAAAAGGGGCGGCCAAACGGATCGATGCCACCTACGAGCTTCCCTTTCTCGCTCACGCCACGATGGAGCCGATGAACTGTACCGTTCATGTTCGGCCTGACCACTGCGAGGTCTGGACCGGCACCCAGACCCCATCGATTACCCAGATCGTGGCGGCGCAAGTCACCGGATTGAAGCCGGAACAGGTGACGGTTCACAACCATTGGCTCGGCGGCGGCTTCGGCCGTCGGCTGGAGATGGACGTTTTGGTCCAGGCGATCCTGATCGCAAAAAATTTCGATCGCCCGGTAAAACTGGTCTGGACACGAGAGGAGGATATCCAGCATGACCTCTACCGGCCCTATTATTACGACAAGGTCTCGGCCGGTGTCGACAAAAATGGAAAAATCGTCGGCTGGACCCACCGGCTGGTCGGTTCGAGCGTCGTCGCCCGCTACGCGCCGGTATTGATCTTGGAGGATAAGATCGATCCGGACGCGATGGATGGGGTGCGGCAGTATCCCTACGACCTTCAGAACGTGAAGGTCGACTATGTCGCCAAGGAGCCGCCGGGTGTGCCGACCGGATTCTGGCGCGGCGTAAGTGTGGGGCATAACACCTTCGTCCAGGAGAGTTTGATGGACGAGTTGGCCCACGCCGCGGGAAAAGATCCGGTCGAATTCCGAAAGCAGCATCTCTCGAAGGACAAACGCGCCAAGGCGGTTCTTGAACGGGTCGCCAAAGAGGCCGGATGGGGAAAACCGATGCCGGCGGGAAAAGGGCGCGGCATCGCGGTGAGTCGTGTCTGGGGGAGCTATCTCGGAATGGTTGCGGAAGTCTCCGTTTCCAAAGCCGGCGACGTCCGGGTCGAGCGCGTCCTCTGCGCGGTCGACTGCGGCATCGCGATCAATCCCGGCCACGTCAAGAGCCAGATCGAAGGCGGCATTATCTTCGGCCTGGCGCCGGTCTTTCTCGACGCCATCACCATCAAGAACGGCCGTGTGGAGCAGTCCAACTTCCACGATTACCGGCTGATCCGTATGTCCGACACGCCCGACATCGAAGTTTTCGTGATCGACAGCGGCGAGGCGCCGAGCGGCATCGGCGAAACCGGAACGGCGATGGTGGTGCCGGCGGTTACCAACGCGATCTTCGCCGCCACCGGCAAGCGGCTCCGCAAAATACCGGTGAAGCCCGAGGAGCTGAGAAGGACGGTATAAAATGGTCGCCGCCGTCATTTTGGCCGCCGGACTCTCCCGCCGGCTCGGTCAACCGAAACTTCTTCTCCCGTTGGAAGGGAGAAGCCTCATTCGGCGGACCACGGAGCAGGTGATTGCGGCCGGGGAGAGTCAATGGAAGGAAGTGGTGGTGGTTCTGGGTCATGAGGCGGATAGGATTCGGCAGGAACTGGAGGGATTAGCCGTTCGAACGGCATTCAGTCCCCGGTTTGCGGCCGGGATGAGTGCTTCCCTGATTGCCGGGCTGCAGGCGGTCTCTCCGAGAGCAGAAGGGGCGATGATCTTCCTCGGCGATCAGCCGCTCGTTTCGGCGGAGGTCGTCCGGCCGATGCTGACCGCCTTCAGAAAAAGGGGGAGGCCGATCATCGTCCCGGTTTATGACGGGGCGAGGGGAAACCCGGTCCTTTTCTCCCGGTCGCTCTTTTCCGAATTGATGACGGTGGAGGGGGACCGGGGGGGACGCGACGTGGTGATGCGGGATTCCGGTCGGGTGGAAACCGTCGCCTTTGCATCGGACCTCGCGCCGCAGGATGTCGATACCTGGGAGGATTACGAAATCGTTCAGGCAAGTGTCCGCCGGACAAGGAGATGAAGGATGATCGAGTCGCTTGAACTCTTCGAAAAAGCGAGCGCCGTCGGCGGAAGGGCCGTCATGGCGACGCTGATCAATACCAAAGGCCCCACCCCGCGTAAAGCGGGGGCCCGGATGTTCGTCGGCGAAGGGGGGCGCATTCTTGGATCGGTCACGATCGGGGGATGTGTCGATGCCCGTGTGATTGAAGAAGCCGAAGCGATCCTGACCCGCCGCGTCTCGAAGCGGATCGGGATGGCGCTGGGGGATGAAGAAGCGGGAGAGCTCGGCCTCACCTGCGGCGGAAATGTCGATGTCCTCATCGACTTCATCGATTTCTCCGATCCGGGCGACCCGGTGGTCCGGCTGCATGAGCTGGCCCGTCAGGAGATGCAGGCGGGACGACGGTCGGCCCTCGTGACGCTGGTCGCCCCTTCGGGCGGCCCGAACTCTTCCCGGACGCGGATGCTGATCGGCGGTGATGGAAGGGCGCACGGCACTCTCGGGAACCTGCTGGAGACCCTGCGTGAACGGCTCGTCGTCGACGCCCGAACCCTCATGTCGTCCGGAAGTTCCCGGATGAAATCGTACCGGGTTGAAGGGGAGGCGGTCGAAGTTTTCATCGAAGTTTTCGGACCGCCGTTCCCCCTCTTCATTTTCGGCGGAAGTCATGTGGCGATCCCGTTGGTATCGATGGCGAAGATCGTCGGCTTGCGGACCGTGGTGGTCGACGGCCGGCCCCGCTTCGCAAATCGGGAGCGCTTCCCGGAAGCGGACGAAGTCATCATCGGAATTCCTTCCGAGGTTGTTGAAAGCTTCGCGCTGGATGCCGCGGCCTCCCTCGTGCTACTGACCCATGACTATAAATACGAGGTGCCGGTGTTGAAATGGGCGCTGGCGACCGATTGCGGCTATATCGGTCTGCTCGGCAGCCGAAGGCGGGGAAGGGCGATTCTCGACCTGCTGCGCGAGCAGGGAGTTGAGGAGCGCCGGCTCCAGAGGGTGCGGGTGCCGGTCGGCCTGAATATCGGCGCGCAGACCGCGCCGGAGATCGCTCTGAGCATCCTTTCAGAAATTCTCGCCGTCCGGAACGGCCGATTCGGCGGATCGCTGAGTGAAGCGGACCGAATCCCGACGGGAATGGTCAAATCGAGCCCTCTCTGTTGAAGAGGGAAGGAGCGGTTTATTCTTTACGGAGGGGTCATCCAAGAACACGCGCGTCGGCCGAGGAATGTCGGCTCCTTGGAAAATCCCGATATCCGGCATGAAGAGGTGAATCCTTTCTGCGGTGACCGGATTCGGATTGAGGCGATCCTGGATTGTCATCGGAGAGTGGCCGAGATCCGGTTTCGCGGAGACGCCTGTATGATCAGTCAGGCCGCCGGCTCGATTCTCACCGAAATGATCAAGGGGTGGCCGATCGAGGCGATCGAGCGGTTGAAAGAGGCCGACCTCTTGAAGGCCCTTGAAGCCCCCCTCCGTCCGGCCCGCATCAAATGCGCGCTGCTCCCTCTGGAAATCCTCCAATCGGGCGTCGCCTCCTATCGGCGCCTTCACGCGGTATCCTAAAATGTCTGCTCCCGGCGCGCTATTGAATAGCGAGGCGATCAGAAAGGATTTCCCGATTCTCGGCAGGACGGTCCAGGGAAAGCCGCTGATTTACCTCGACAACGCCGCAACGTCGCAGAAGCCCTATCCGGTCATCGAGCAGATCACCTCTTATTACGAACGATCCAACGCCAATATCCACCGGAGCGTTCACACGCTCGGTGAAGAAGCGACCGCCCTTTATGAAGCGGCCCGGGATATGGTCTGCCGGTTTATCCATGCGCCGAGCCGCGAAGGGGTGATCTTCACAAGGGGGACGACCGAAGCGGTCAACCTCGTCGCCGCAAGTTGGGGGCGAACCCACATTCAACCGGGTGACGAGATCCTTCTCTCCGTTTTGGAGCACCACGGCAACCTGATTCCGTGGCAACTCCTCGCTGAAGAGAAAGGGGCGAAATTGGTCTTCCTCGATATGGATGAAGAGGGGAGACTCCGGTTAGACAAGCTCGATCGTCTCTTGACCGACCGGACCCGTTTGGTGGCGGTGACAGCGGCATCGAACGTGATGGGGACGGTCATCCCCCTCCGTCGAATTGTAGAACGAGCGCATGCGGCCGGGGCGCCGGTTTTCGTGGACGGCGCTCAGATGGCGCCTCACATTCCGGTCAATGTTCGGGAAATGGGGTGTGATTTCTTCGCCTTCTCGGGGCACAAGATGCTCGGCCCCACCGGGATCGGCGTGCTTTACGGCAAACCGGAGCTGCTGGAGAAGATGCCTCCTTTTTTGGCCGGCGGAGAGATGGTCCGGGAGGTCTGGCCCGACCGGGCGAGTTGGAACGCGCTTCCCTGGAAGTTCGAAGCGGGCACCCCCAACATCGCTTCGGCGATCGGCCTCGGCGCCGCTGTCAAGTATCTCGATCAACTCGGCATGGAGGCTGTCCGTACGCACGGGCAGGCATTGGTCCGCGAGGCGTTGACCGCCCTGTCAACGTTGGAAGGGGTGACGGTTTACGGTCCGCCCGCTTCGGAAGAGCGGGCTCCGCTGGTTTCTTTTAACTGTCAAGGCATCCATCCACACGATCTCGCCGCCGCGCTCGACGAAGAGGGGATCGCCGTCCGCGCCGGACGGCACTGTGCCGACCCTTTGATGAAGCGCCTCGGCGTGGCAGGAACGGCGCGTGCCAGTTTTTATCTCTATAATACCCGTAGCGAAGTGGAAGCCTTCGTTCAGTCCGTTCAACGAGCGATTGCGCTTTTGTCGTAAGGCCGATCGGCAGAATCCCAAATTTATTTAATGTTTTCGATCGTGACCACTTTTCCGTTTTCGATTTTTGTCAGAAAGACCTGGTGGAGGCCTTGATGGTCGGCGGGGGTGAACCGTATCTTCAGGCCCCCCGCGTCTATGCTAAGATGCTCCAGCGCGGAGACAAACGCTTCCCGGGTGAGGGGAGCGGTTCTCTTCAACGCTTCCACCAGCACCTTGGCGCCGAGATAACTCTCCAGGCTGACCGGGTTGGGGGTGAGTCCTGCGGCTTTAATCGCTGAGAGATATTCTTTTACGATCGGCAAGGAGCTGTCGGTTGGATTCGGCACGATCTGTGTCACAATAAGCCCGTCGGCGGCCTCTCCGGCTTCGTGGATCAGGGGGAGGGTGCCGGCTGAAATATGTAAAAGTTTCGGATTGAATCGACGCGCCCTTGCCTTTTTCAGAAAGGCGGCGCACGGCTCATAAGTACAGGCGAGAATCACCGCCTCCGGATCGGCTTTGATCAACGTTTCCAATGCCTCGCCGACATCGAGGGTGTTCCGTTGATATTTCCCATCCCCGACCAAGGCCATGTTCCGCTTCCGCAACGCCCGGATCAGTCCGGCCCGGCCCGCTTCCCCCATGGCGTCGTCTTGGGCGAAGACCCCGATCCGGGTCACCTTCAGATCCCGGGTCAGCCGTTCGACCAACACTTCAATCTCGTCGGCGTAGCTGGCGCGGATGTTGAAGATATATTTATTCACCGGATTGCGGATGATCTCCGCCCCCGTCAGCGGGAAAAGGTAGGGGACGCGGGCGCGCGTGACGATCGGCACGACGGCCGCGGAGTTCGGCGAGCCGATGTATCCGAAGAGGGCGAAAACCTTCTCCTCCTCGATCAATTTACGGGTATTCGCGATCGTCAGGGCGGGCCGGTAGCCGTCATCGTAGACGATCAGCTTGATCTTGCGGCCCTGGACCCCCCCGGCGGCGTTGACCTTATCAAAATAGACCTCCGCCCCTTCCCTCATCATATTCCCATTCTCGGAAGTCGGTCCGGTTTGGCCGTTGGACATCCCGATGAGGATCTCTTTTTCCGTGATCCCCTCTTCCGCCGAGGAAAAGGTCGCCGATAAAAGCAAGACCAGAACGACCCATCCTCGTTTCCCCTTCATCATGGCAGCCCCTCAGGCGGGATTCTGATCCGATCGGTTGAGCTCAAATCGGAAGTTGTTTATCAGCGCCGTCAGATCGCTCCCCATCCGGGCCAGCTTTTTCGAGGCGACCAGAATCTCCTCGGCCGTTTTCGCCGTGCTTTTGGACCCATCGGCCACCCCTTCGATGCTCTGGTTCACCTCCTTGGTTCCGTGCGCCGCCTGGGCGACCCTGCCGCTGATCTCGTTTGTCGTCACCGTCTGCTCTTCCAGCGCCCCCGAAATGTCGATCGAGATCTGATTGATCTGATCGATGATCTCCCCAATCTTTCCAATCTCCGAGACGGCTTCCTTGGTATCCCCCTGGATGGCGCCGATCTTTTGTGTGATCTCCTCGGTCGCTTTGGCTGTCCTCGTGGCGAGATCTTTCACCTCGTTCGCCACGACGGCAAATCCTCTTCCGGCCTCCCCCGCGCGCGCCGCCTCGATGGCGGCATTCAGCGCCAGGAGATTGGTCTGCTGGGCGATGGCGGTGATCACCTTGACCACCTGCCCGATCTCCATGCTCGATTCGCCCAGCTTGGAGATGGTTTTGTTGGTCGAATCGGCCATTTTCACCGCTTGGGCGGTGATCTGCGTTGCATTGACGATGTTGCGGGAGGTCTCCTTGAGCGAGATCGATATCTCCACGGAAGCGGTCGCGACATCCCCCACCATTCTGTTGATCTCCTGGCTGGTCGAAGAAACCATGCTGGCCAGACGCTCCGTCTCCGAGGAATTGGCGCTCATCTGCTGGCTGGCGGCCGAGAGCGCTTCGGAGGAGAGGGTGATCTGCTTGCAGCTGTCGCGAACGGCATAGACCAATTCCTGCATCACCTTTTTAAGGCCGGCCGACATTTTCGAGAAAGCCCGGGCGAGGATGCCGATTTCATCCTGTGCGCGCAGGAGCCTCGGCTCAACCTCGACCGTCATATCTCCCTGGGCGACTTTTTCGATCACCCCGACCAGGTGGGCCAGGGGGCGGGTGATTCCCCGAAAGAGGATCGTCACCCCGAGAATGAGCAGGATCAGCGCCACCAGGTTGCCCACGGCCACCGTCTGGATGCCGCTGCGCAGGTTTTTCGAGAGGGTCTCTTGGCTGTAGCCGATCTGAAGGTGCCCGACGGGCGTTTGATCTTCCCGGAGGCTGTGGATTTCCCGATCATAAATCGACAGCGAAGAGATGTCGCTCGGGGGCTTGCTGTTCTCCGTCAACGGCGCCCTGTCGGCATCGTAAAAAACGACGAAAACCACGTCGGGATCTTTCAATGCAACCTTGACGAACATCTCCAAGGCCTGAAGATCGAAATTCATGACGTAGCTGGCGCTGATTTGCGCCAGCGTATCGGCCAAGGCGTTTCCTTTGGATTCCATCAGGGATCGGATCGTGGCATGATTTCGATTGATCATGAGGGCGCCCAATCCGCCCAGCAGAATCACCATGAAAATGAGATTCGGGATCAAGAATTTCTTGCTGATGGAATTCAGCCGAAAAACTTTTTCAAGCGCCATGTGTTCTTTCGCCTTTCATCGCGCGGGGTTTGAACGGTCGCCGCTTTTCCTTTTGACCCTGTATCGGAGAGATGTTCCGTCGACGGCCGGTTTTGCCGACCGGTCGGTTGAGGTTTATTCTTCCGGGGAAGCCAGAAAAAGAATGTTGCTCCCTTCCCCTTCTGAGACTCCACCCAGATCCTGCCGCCGTTCAGATCGACGATCTTTTTTACGATGGGGAGTCCCACGCCGGTTCCCTCGACCCTCACATCCTGCAGCCGCTGGAAAATGGCGAAGACCTTTTCATGATAGGCCGGATCGATCCCGATTCCATTATCTTTGACGTAGCACTCCACCCCCCCCTTCGACTCTTTCCCCCCGATCTCAATCCGAGGGTGGGGTTGATCCCCCATGAACTTTGTGGCATTGGAGATCAGGTTCTGGAAGATTTGGGCCAGCTGGACAGGGTTGAACATAATGCGTGGGAGAGGAGATTGAACGGAGACCGCGATGTTGCGCTCTGCGAGTTGATTTTGAAGAATGTCCAGGACATTTTGGATGACATCGTTGACCTCGATCATCTCTTGGCGTTCCTGCATCTTTCCAATCCTCGAGAGGGTCAAAAGCCCCTGGATCAATTCTTCCATGTAGTTCGCGTTGCCGATGATTCGGTCGAGGTAATGCCTCGCGTGATCGTTTAATTCTTGACCATACTCTTCTTTCATCATGCCGGCCATTCCATTCATCGAGACCACCGGGGACTTCAAGTCGTGTGAAACGGTATAAATGAACGCTTCCAACTCCGCCGTGCGCGCCCTCACCTGTTCCTCCAGGTGGTCGTGAGACCGAGCAAGCTCTTCGCTCATTCGGTTGAAGCTGCGGGCCAAAACCCCCATCTCATCGGGGCGATCGACCAGGCGGGGGGCGACGCGGGCGGTCAAGTCGCCTTGGGCGACTTTTTCGATCACCCCGACCAGGTGGGTCAAGGGCCGCGTGATTCCCCGAAAGAGGATCGTCACCCCGAGAATGAGCAGGATCAGCGCCACCAGGTTGCTCACGGCCACCGTCTGGATGCCGCTGCGCAGGTTTTTCGAGAGGGTCTCTTGGCTGTAGCCGATCTGAAGGTGCCCGACGGGCGTTTGATCTTCCCGGAGGCTGTGGATTTCCCGATCATAAATCGACAGCGAAGAGATGTCGCTCGGGGGCTTGCTGTTCTCCGTCAACGGCACCCTGTCGGCGTCATAGAAAACAACAAAAACAACATCGGGGTCTTTCAACGCTT encodes the following:
- a CDS encoding aminotransferase class V-fold PLP-dependent enzyme, producing the protein MSAPGALLNSEAIRKDFPILGRTVQGKPLIYLDNAATSQKPYPVIEQITSYYERSNANIHRSVHTLGEEATALYEAARDMVCRFIHAPSREGVIFTRGTTEAVNLVAASWGRTHIQPGDEILLSVLEHHGNLIPWQLLAEEKGAKLVFLDMDEEGRLRLDKLDRLLTDRTRLVAVTAASNVMGTVIPLRRIVERAHAAGAPVFVDGAQMAPHIPVNVREMGCDFFAFSGHKMLGPTGIGVLYGKPELLEKMPPFLAGGEMVREVWPDRASWNALPWKFEAGTPNIASAIGLGAAVKYLDQLGMEAVRTHGQALVREALTALSTLEGVTVYGPPASEERAPLVSFNCQGIHPHDLAAALDEEGIAVRAGRHCADPLMKRLGVAGTARASFYLYNTRSEVEAFVQSVQRAIALLS
- a CDS encoding molybdopterin cofactor-binding domain-containing protein; amino-acid sequence: MFGLSAAGLVLAVHFGELPAWAEEPAAPPGLPLTPNAYLRIGRDGKITFIAPRADMGQGIHTSTAQLVAEELDVDPADFKIEHAPPNDPVYGIPSGVQLTGASSSIAGLWLPMRQVGAITRSMLVAAAAKEWKVNPATLRTEKGVVYHDAGKRQAAYGGLVDAVAKMDPPKADVPPRYFFLFDGNTPPTEVRHGVKLKDPKDFKVIGKSIPRIEATEKVKGAPLYGIDVRLPGMLVATVKASPVFGGKLKSVNDAKAMKIKGVQKVVKLENAVAVVADHFWAAKQGLQALEITWDEGPHANVSNADIVRDLAKAAESEGLVIRNEGDPAKGLKGAAKRIDATYELPFLAHATMEPMNCTVHVRPDHCEVWTGTQTPSITQIVAAQVTGLKPEQVTVHNHWLGGGFGRRLEMDVLVQAILIAKNFDRPVKLVWTREEDIQHDLYRPYYYDKVSAGVDKNGKIVGWTHRLVGSSVVARYAPVLILEDKIDPDAMDGVRQYPYDLQNVKVDYVAKEPPGVPTGFWRGVSVGHNTFVQESLMDELAHAAGKDPVEFRKQHLSKDKRAKAVLERVAKEAGWGKPMPAGKGRGIAVSRVWGSYLGMVAEVSVSKAGDVRVERVLCAVDCGIAINPGHVKSQIEGGIIFGLAPVFLDAITIKNGRVEQSNFHDYRLIRMSDTPDIEVFVIDSGEAPSGIGETGTAMVVPAVTNAIFAATGKRLRKIPVKPEELRRTV
- a CDS encoding XdhC family protein, with the protein product MIESLELFEKASAVGGRAVMATLINTKGPTPRKAGARMFVGEGGRILGSVTIGGCVDARVIEEAEAILTRRVSKRIGMALGDEEAGELGLTCGGNVDVLIDFIDFSDPGDPVVRLHELARQEMQAGRRSALVTLVAPSGGPNSSRTRMLIGGDGRAHGTLGNLLETLRERLVVDARTLMSSGSSRMKSYRVEGEAVEVFIEVFGPPFPLFIFGGSHVAIPLVSMAKIVGLRTVVVDGRPRFANRERFPEADEVIIGIPSEVVESFALDAAASLVLLTHDYKYEVPVLKWALATDCGYIGLLGSRRRGRAILDLLREQGVEERRLQRVRVPVGLNIGAQTAPEIALSILSEILAVRNGRFGGSLSEADRIPTGMVKSSPLC
- a CDS encoding sensor histidine kinase — encoded protein: MALEKVFRLNSISKKFLISNLIFMVILLGGLGTLMIHQNHATIRSLMESKGNALANNLAQISANYVMNFDLQALELFVNEALKDPDVVFVVFYDADRVPLTENSKPPSDISSLSIYDREIHSLREDQTPVGHLQIGYSQETLSKNLRSGIQTVAVSNLVALILLILGVTILFRGITRPLTHLVGVIEKVAQGDLTARVAPRLVDRPDEMGVLARSFNRMSEELARSHDHLEEQVRARTAELEAFIYTVSHDLKSPVVSMNGMAGMMKEEYGQELNDHARHYLDRIIGNANYMEELIQGLLTLSRIGKMQERQEMIEVNDVIQNVLDILQNQLAERNIAVSVQSPLPRIMFNPVQLAQIFQNLISNATKFMGDQPHPRIEIGGKESKGGVECYVKDNGIGIDPAYHEKVFAIFQRLQDVRVEGTGVGLPIVKKIVDLNGGRIWVESQKGKGATFFFWLPRKNKPQPTGRQNRPSTEHLSDTGSKGKAATVQTPRDERRKNTWRLKKFFG
- a CDS encoding methyl-accepting chemotaxis protein, with protein sequence MALEKVFRLNSISKKFLIPNLIFMVILLGGLGALMINRNHATIRSLMESKGNALADTLAQISASYVMNFDLQALEMFVKVALKDPDVVFVVFYDADRAPLTENSKPPSDISSLSIYDREIHSLREDQTPVGHLQIGYSQETLSKNLRSGIQTVAVGNLVALILLILGVTILFRGITRPLAHLVGVIEKVAQGDMTVEVEPRLLRAQDEIGILARAFSKMSAGLKKVMQELVYAVRDSCKQITLSSEALSAASQQMSANSSETERLASMVSSTSQEINRMVGDVATASVEISISLKETSRNIVNATQITAQAVKMADSTNKTISKLGESSMEIGQVVKVITAIAQQTNLLALNAAIEAARAGEAGRGFAVVANEVKDLATRTAKATEEITQKIGAIQGDTKEAVSEIGKIGEIIDQINQISIDISGALEEQTVTTNEISGRVAQAAHGTKEVNQSIEGVADGSKSTAKTAEEILVASKKLARMGSDLTALINNFRFELNRSDQNPA
- a CDS encoding nucleotidyltransferase family protein, encoding MVAAVILAAGLSRRLGQPKLLLPLEGRSLIRRTTEQVIAAGESQWKEVVVVLGHEADRIRQELEGLAVRTAFSPRFAAGMSASLIAGLQAVSPRAEGAMIFLGDQPLVSAEVVRPMLTAFRKRGRPIIVPVYDGARGNPVLFSRSLFSELMTVEGDRGGRDVVMRDSGRVETVAFASDLAPQDVDTWEDYEIVQASVRRTRR
- a CDS encoding iron-sulfur cluster assembly scaffold protein; translation: MQEHARRPRNVGSLENPDIRHEEVNPFCGDRIRIEAILDCHRRVAEIRFRGDACMISQAAGSILTEMIKGWPIEAIERLKEADLLKALEAPLRPARIKCALLPLEILQSGVASYRRLHAVS
- a CDS encoding ABC transporter substrate-binding protein, translating into MMKGKRGWVVLVLLLSATFSSAEEGITEKEILIGMSNGQTGPTSENGNMMREGAEVYFDKVNAAGGVQGRKIKLIVYDDGYRPALTIANTRKLIEEEKVFALFGYIGSPNSAAVVPIVTRARVPYLFPLTGAEIIRNPVNKYIFNIRASYADEIEVLVERLTRDLKVTRIGVFAQDDAMGEAGRAGLIRALRKRNMALVGDGKYQRNTLDVGEALETLIKADPEAVILACTYEPCAAFLKKARARRFNPKLLHISAGTLPLIHEAGEAADGLIVTQIVPNPTDSSLPIVKEYLSAIKAAGLTPNPVSLESYLGAKVLVEALKRTAPLTREAFVSALEHLSIDAGGLKIRFTPADHQGLHQVFLTKIENGKVVTIENIK